One stretch of Streptomyces hygroscopicus DNA includes these proteins:
- a CDS encoding O-methyltransferase, producing the protein MTVTHTLADPRVETAIRRMFELAEQDGTAQAELPPGAVESLAPQELADAAAGIYMPISAEGGKLLYNLVRAIRPATVVEFGMSFGISTLHLAAAVRDNGSGRVITTEMSEEKIAAARRTFAETGLDDVITVLEGDARETLADLDGSVDLLLLDGWKDLCLPVLRMLEPRLRPGTLVVADDVDQGEGLLRSYLDYVRDPANGYQNVTFPIEDGMEISCRL; encoded by the coding sequence ATGACAGTCACTCACACGCTTGCCGACCCCCGGGTCGAGACCGCCATCCGCCGGATGTTCGAGCTGGCCGAGCAGGACGGGACCGCCCAGGCGGAGCTGCCGCCCGGCGCAGTGGAATCGCTGGCCCCGCAGGAGCTGGCCGACGCCGCGGCCGGGATCTACATGCCGATTTCCGCCGAGGGCGGGAAGCTGCTCTACAACCTGGTCCGCGCCATCCGCCCGGCCACGGTGGTCGAGTTCGGCATGTCCTTCGGGATCTCCACGCTCCATCTGGCCGCCGCCGTGCGGGACAACGGCAGCGGGCGCGTCATCACCACGGAGATGAGCGAGGAGAAGATCGCCGCGGCCCGCCGCACCTTCGCCGAGACCGGGCTGGACGACGTGATCACCGTGCTGGAGGGGGACGCCCGCGAGACCCTCGCCGACCTCGATGGCTCCGTGGACCTCCTGCTGCTCGACGGCTGGAAGGACCTGTGCCTGCCCGTGCTGCGGATGCTCGAACCGCGTCTGCGGCCCGGCACCCTCGTCGTGGCCGACGACGTCGACCAGGGCGAGGGCCTCCTGCGGTCGTATCTCGACTACGTACGCGACCCGGCGAACGGCTACCAGAACGTCACCTTCCCCATCGAGGACGGCATGGAGATCAGCTGCCGCCTCTGA
- a CDS encoding phosphoesterase — protein sequence MQRRDVLRLSALAGAAGVLTLDPMTFTQAEAAGPADDHEQTKTLSGHLPTGAPDFVYVPVEVPRGVREIAVSYTYDKPTVPAGTQGNACDVGIFDERGTELGGRGFRGWSGGARTEFAISAEEATPGYLAGPVKAGTWHVVLGPYTVAPQGLDYTVTVTLRYGAPGTPRTPVYPPQRAKGRGRAWYRGDSHLHTVHSDGKRTPAELVAAARAAGLDFITTTEHNTTSAHAAFEGLWGDDLLILTGEEITTRNGHVVALGTDPGTFIDWRYRARDNRFGQFARKVRQAGGLVIPAHPHGTCVGCNWKFGFNEADAVEVWNADFTPDDEVTISEWDNTLVAASRGEGRWLPAVGHSDAHREPQVVGLPQTVVLADDLSRTALQEGIRAGRSWIAESSKIDLTFEAVGGRGKHAGIGERLKVGGAEEVTVRLKVSGVGPGCSVRFITDQGQLYGTAVPDSGTLTAEWRTTASYAAYVRAEVRHAPADGGASGIPGPMAAMTNPIWLGEH from the coding sequence ATGCAGCGACGCGATGTACTCAGGCTCTCCGCGCTTGCGGGCGCGGCGGGTGTGCTGACACTCGATCCCATGACCTTCACCCAGGCCGAAGCCGCCGGCCCGGCCGACGACCATGAGCAGACGAAGACCCTCAGCGGCCATCTGCCCACCGGCGCACCGGACTTCGTCTATGTGCCCGTCGAGGTGCCGCGCGGGGTGCGCGAGATCGCCGTGTCGTACACGTACGACAAGCCGACCGTCCCGGCCGGTACGCAGGGGAACGCCTGCGATGTCGGCATCTTCGACGAGCGCGGCACGGAGCTGGGCGGGCGCGGCTTCCGCGGCTGGTCCGGCGGGGCCCGTACGGAGTTCGCCATCAGCGCCGAGGAGGCGACGCCCGGCTATCTGGCGGGGCCGGTGAAGGCGGGCACCTGGCATGTCGTGCTGGGGCCGTACACGGTCGCCCCCCAGGGCCTGGACTACACGGTCACCGTCACGCTGCGGTACGGCGCGCCCGGCACCCCCCGCACGCCGGTCTATCCGCCGCAGCGGGCGAAGGGCCGGGGCCGCGCCTGGTACCGGGGCGACTCGCATCTGCACACCGTGCACTCCGACGGCAAGCGCACCCCGGCCGAGCTGGTCGCCGCCGCCCGTGCCGCCGGGCTGGACTTCATCACCACCACCGAGCACAACACCACGTCGGCGCATGCCGCGTTCGAGGGTCTGTGGGGCGATGACCTGCTGATCCTCACCGGTGAGGAGATCACCACGCGTAACGGCCATGTGGTCGCCCTCGGCACCGACCCCGGCACTTTCATCGACTGGCGCTACCGCGCCCGGGACAACCGGTTCGGCCAGTTCGCCCGCAAGGTCCGGCAGGCCGGCGGCCTGGTGATCCCGGCCCATCCGCACGGCACCTGTGTCGGCTGCAACTGGAAGTTCGGCTTCAACGAGGCCGACGCGGTCGAGGTGTGGAACGCGGACTTCACCCCGGACGACGAGGTCACCATCTCCGAGTGGGACAACACCCTGGTCGCCGCCTCCCGGGGCGAGGGCCGCTGGCTGCCCGCCGTCGGCCACAGCGACGCCCACCGCGAGCCCCAGGTCGTGGGCCTGCCGCAGACGGTGGTGCTGGCCGACGACCTGTCCCGCACCGCCCTCCAGGAGGGCATCCGGGCCGGCCGGAGCTGGATCGCCGAGTCCTCGAAGATCGACCTCACCTTCGAGGCGGTCGGCGGGCGCGGTAAGCACGCCGGTATCGGCGAGCGCCTGAAGGTCGGCGGCGCGGAGGAGGTGACGGTCCGGCTCAAGGTCTCCGGCGTGGGCCCGGGCTGCTCGGTGCGGTTCATCACCGACCAGGGCCAGCTCTACGGGACGGCGGTCCCCGACTCCGGGACGCTCACGGCCGAATGGCGTACGACGGCGTCCTACGCGGCCTATGTGCGCGCCGAGGTGCGCCACGCCCCGGCGGACGGCGGGGCATCGGGGATACCGGGTCCGATGGCGGCGATGACGAACCCGATCTGGCTCGGCGAGCACTGA